CAGCCAGCAACAATTCCCCTGTGAAGCGAAAATCTTGAACGGATTGTTTACACTTTGGTAGTTTTCGATAGTTTGATAGTTTAGTAGATTTTcgttatataaagaaaaatgactGAAGATATCATAAACTTTGTGCAGGAATGCCCTTGGCTATATGATGCCAGCAGGGCAGATTTTAGAGATTCTacaaaaaaactgaattcatGGAAGAAATTGGCGGAGTTGTTGAAGACTGATGGTGAGTACaagtcattttgaaattttatcttaatattattgTCATCGATCAGTTTCTAAGAGCATgaggataaatttaaaaatcatttcacccggttttaaaacttgatctaagtctaatttgttttaaaatttaaattttttgttattaaaattggttGCTTGTCTATTATAGAAATATCTTTTAGTGGCAGAGAAAAATGCCAATTCTAATtctgtattcattattttcccTTCATATATCTACTACTTGAAGttttatacaaaacttttaacaaaagtgaatatattttatttactttgtaattttcataaaatcattcACATGTTTAGATACAAATGTATGCAAAAAGCTTTGAATCGCATGATACCTACTCATATATGGTGTGGTGTATATTTGCgacgaaatttatatttgttattttatcgaaatttataTCGTGTATTTGTTGCAACGAAAGGGTATCCcaactgaataaaaattgttatgtgTTTGAATTGCATGCTACtgtatttgtataatattatacttatttaattatgcatattaatttttttaacgtgtCATAACTtaagtttttgcaaattaaaactatttttgaaatatatagatACCATACGAATTGAATTAGAACCATACGATTTTCGAAATATAAATACCATACACTATgtattctataaatatgaaatacataGTGTGTATGGTATCTTTGAGAATAACTAtggcattaaattattttcgatttcaACTTTTCACCTATTTACAAAGGGAactaagtataaatttaaatttatgtttgcgtaaatatatatatatatatatgttactgtgaaagACAGAAATTGGTCGTTGTTGACTTTCACTGGTGAATGTTGATAATCATGTAGTTATCttcgatagattagaagaaacatcagtgtttggtgTATCGAGCAAATATATACGGGGCAATGGTACTTGACCTtagaaaaatatcagtgtaggttataccgggcagtggcacttgatcttaaaaaaacagtgtagggtataccgagcCACTTAAgtttaagtgccactgcccggtataccctacactgatgtttttttaaggttaagtgccactgccgggtatacatttgcccggtaggatataccaggcaaatgtatactgagcagtggcacttaactaaaCGTAGTATGActacctttggtaaatgtccaaaatatatCCTAGAGTAAAGTGCCACTGCCCAATATAttctacactgatgttttttttttttttttttaggttcagtgccactgcccggtatacatttgtcaggtataccctacactgataatataatttaataaattaatatcaaattggatataacaaatattttggacaatTTGTGATTGCTGACATTCActggtgaaagtcgacattttCTTGATTAGGgccattcacagtaacatgtataggtattcattttcaaacttatcCTCTGAGAATTTAGGTATCGTGAAATTTTCTTTAggtaatatcttttattttatttcacgatTCTCTTAACTTCTATATtgtgtttgtttttcttattgcGTAAATCATTGTTATTCTGATACATTgtactgttatatttttatagttcagGAAGTTAAAAAGAGGTGGAGATCCCTCAGAACTTCGTATGTGAGGGAAAAACATCGAAAGCCAAGTGGCTCGGCAGCTGTGGAGAAAAAGCCATGGGTTTACATGGAAGCcctaaattttttacaagaccatgtaaaagagaaaaaagagtaagtgtttgaaatatatatttgctatatGGTCGAAGTGTATATGaatgtatactttttaattaaatgattttgttaatattttttagaaccttcaataatttttctcaggAAATTGAGAATCAAGCGGagaaggaaaatatttctgaagcttATCCAAGACCAGAAATAATTGAAGATTTGGGTaactatgattaaaatttaagcttaagTAGAATCAAAGTTCCTTAAGTGGAAGACTCTTTTTCAAACAATGCATAATTCCAATCTAGTTAACAGATTTCAGACCTACAGAATAAGGAcccaaatagtttaaaagttttgaccacttaacattaattttactttttgcatatagttatgaaattcgtttgtccaaagatagttctatgcaaaaaataatctttattgaatatttattattttatttaattatggttGAATTGGAgtttaactaaaataagtaTATGGGTCATATCCattttaacaacaatatttattttccagtgAAAATAGGGGAAAATTCTGACATATTTGCATTCATATCAGATTATTATGTACAAGTTAATTTCTTGTCCAGTGACTCATATATAGCATTAATAATGATCTGGATACTAATTGTGCACcctattatgaatttattcttgtgtatgaagtaattttttattttgctagaACTTTTTGCTTCTTCTACGTGGTTAAAAGGAAATGAATTTATTGTCTTAATTAGATTCCTTTcgattatttcatatttatatgagTTTTATTTAACGTTTCAGATACAGAAAATGAAGTTGAGTGTGAAATCAACACATCATTTGCTGATAATACTCAGGAAATATTCTTGCAAAGTATGTTGAAACCAAGTTTACTTTTGTAGTATTAGTATATTGACTTTTGTGTTTTGAaactatagtttatttttaaaatttttactgttacttTTAATGAACAATAGTAATGTTggctatatattttatacatgatATATCCATATTatagtgaaaattttgaattgctcaATGCTGTGgttagaatttaatattaaatgttgcttaacatttatatttattgcatgTCTCTTTGGAGTTGCAGTAGATTCACATTTTATTGcatggtaattttaaaattaaatcttatacCAATTTTTCCGACATTTTATGCATcgctttttcttttgttgttagtttttattacatttgctttattaaaatttttcttggtaATATAGgacattttatatcataatataaaattttagttttaataaacttatttaagtaTCAAAAGGTTTTATCagtaatgttaataaatataacgaGATTGATGGCAATATCACTTCCATGCTCCCTACTCTTTCTACTATTTACTCTTTTTGAATCTAATTGTGGAAATCAAGAAAGGTTATTGGTAAAAGCCATAATACTTTTACGAGTAAAAAAACACATTGCAAACACGAATCACATTTGTTAATAACACAAAAGCTGATCAATTTTTCCGAacctttgattattttttattattatcttttcatCTGAATCCCAAATATAAATTAgtatctataaaaaattcagggaattgtgaattgaatttttaggCAATAATacagaatttacttttttattcaatcaatcttgccttcatttaaaaatttaaattttagtcttaTCAGAGATTTTGCAACTTTTTACTTTCTAATtgaagcataatatttttctaatttctgtaatataatttatgtatttcctatacatattatcattttttatattcatattttaggTGTACCTTCTACTCCATTACCTTCAACTCCATTACCTTCTACTTCAGGACAACTCACGAAGagaattattagaaaaagaaaagctgAGGTGATTCTCAACAGTTTGGAGCAGACTgataatttgctaaaaaaactaTGTGTTGAAGATAATGAGGATGAGCATTTTTCAcaactaatgaaattttacttaaaagatgTGCCCACAGAAAGAAAATTAGACATACACCTAAAACTTTTGTCTGTTTTGAGAGAAGAATTAgcgaaaaacaaataaagaatgcaatgaaaaatatatatgtaattatttacaattcaatACCAATTACAACCAACcacacatattttttacaatagcTGACAGtgatatttgttgaaaaattgttacaattgttgcattaatgataatttttactatttcattttaacattttataacatattataatttttaaagaaaggttTTTTATGTGTTCAGTACGAAACCTTTGTATGTGTTTAGTACGAagaaggaaaacaaaacttagCTGCACTGTACAAAGACTCTAGTTGTTAAAACAATTAACTATACTAAAGTAAAAAACTATGTGCTGAGATTgaaattccttaaatattttaatttcaaataagaaaaaaaaaaaatcaaatatgaagaattaatctttttttttctgcagagtatacaaaaaaaaaataattataagactattttacatttgtgacatttatttttctttaccgaatctcttaaaataataatgctaattcaaaaaagcactatttaaaaatttgacttgagATAttggttttaagaaaatatggtcaatgaattttttgaaaagcacTGTTAAGATAAAATGCAGTATACAGTACAACCTGTAATTACAGTGACTCACAAAAGTGTTGGTACACTCATGACTTccaatgaagtttatttttaagtaatcaatGATCAAAAACTTTATCGCACAAAAAGTCATTGcacactttcaaaaaaatctatgcctattagtaaatattatgatttttttaattagaaatattaagttGAGTTTCCTTTCATATCtgcaataacttttataaatttgtaaataaatttgcaaacttATTATGTTGTGGGAAATtcaagcagaatattttttaccatattttacacAAACTGAGGATGAAATATTACggcgaagaaaaaattaaaatataatgttgcTATTACAAGTTTGatactaaattgcaaatatataaaaaagtaaatgaagaataataaaataaaaaattgaagtaatacattaaaaacaatttaattagaaatattaagtaGAGTTTCCTTTTACATCtgcaataacttttataaatttgtaaataaatttgcaaacttATTATGTTGTGGGAAATtcaagcagaatattttttaccatattttacacAAACTGAGGATGAAATATTACggcgaagaaaaaattaaaatataatgttgcTATTACAAGTTTGatactaaattgcaaatatataaaaaagtaaatgaagaataataaaataaaaaattgaagtaatacattaaaaacaatttaattagaaatattaagtaGAGTTTCCTTTTACATCtgcaataacttttataaatttgtaaataaatttgcaaacttATTATGTTGTGGGAAATtcaagcagaatat
The genomic region above belongs to Parasteatoda tepidariorum isolate YZ-2023 unplaced genomic scaffold, CAS_Ptep_4.0 HiC_scaffold_2443, whole genome shotgun sequence and contains:
- the LOC107456004 gene encoding uncharacterized protein: MTEDIINFVQECPWLYDASRADFRDSTKKLNSWKKLAELLKTDVQEVKKRWRSLRTSYVREKHRKPSGSAAVEKKPWVYMEALNFLQDHVKEKKETFNNFSQEIENQAEKENISEAYPRPEIIEDLDTENEVECEINTSFADNTQEIFLQSVPSTPLPSTPLPSTSGQLTKRIIRKRKAEVILNSLEQTDNLLKKLCVEDNEDEHFSQLMKFYLKDVPTERKLDIHLKLLSVLREELAKNK